A window of Diospyros lotus cultivar Yz01 chromosome 14, ASM1463336v1, whole genome shotgun sequence contains these coding sequences:
- the LOC127790299 gene encoding ABC transporter A family member 7-like isoform X2 produces MVDSSHGHASFWTQANALLRKNLTFQKRNIKANIRLILFPFLLCLLLVLLQNLINKELDKPKNRCGCICNDANATGQCERKACGIEYSTLDQVSSCPIPSPPEWPPLLQVPSSEYRAVRSDFASYKDLPDASCRNTGSCPATILITGNNQSLGESLAKNMLTSSFTLNSSDILYSLANIILGSDTQTEYFNFLDPAFVSTLPLYHLQPQCSANSTISIPIQIGNNAVTQEARCVQGLRLWRNSASEINDELYKGFRKGNSELKINEMVAAYDFLNSNLNNFNVSIWYNSTYKNDTGNAPLALLRVPRSVNLASNAYLQFLLGPSKKMLFEFVKEMPKPETQLKLDLASLLGPLFFTWVILQLFPVILTALIYEKQQKLRIMMKMHGLGDGPYWMISYAYFFLISLAYMLCFVIFGSVIGLKFFTLNAYSIQFLFYFIYINLQISLAFLVASVFSNVKTAAVIGYIMVFGTGLLGGFLFQFFIQDTSFPRGWIIVMELYPGFSLYRGLYEFAQYAFTGNYMGIDGMRWRDLSDSNNGMKDVLIIMFVEWLLVLFVSYYIDRVVSSGHGFGRGPLFFLEAFRKKPFSSSSTRRPRFERQGSKVFVQMEKPDVAQERERVEQLLLEPTRSHAILCDNLKKVYPRRDGNPEKFAVRGLSLALPQGECFGMLGPNGAGKTSFINMMIGLIKPSSGTAYVQGLDIQRQMDEIYTSMGVCPQHDLLWETLTGREHLLFYGRLKNLKGSGLSQAVEESLKSVNLFHGGVADKQAGKYSGGMKRRLSVAISLIGDPKVVYMDEPSTGLDPASRNNLWNVVKQAKQNRAIILTTHSMEEAEHLCDRLGIFVDGSLQCIGNPREVLLCSLDNN; encoded by the exons ATGGTGGATTCATCGCATGGCCATGCGAGCTTCTGGACTCAGGCCAACGCTTTGCTTCGGAAAAACTTGACTTTCCAG AAACGAAATATCAAGGCCAATATTAGGCTCATATTATTCCCCTTTTTGCTCTGCTTGTTGCTGGTTCTACTCCAAAATTTGATTAACAAGGAGCTGGATAAACCCAAAAACAGGTGTGGCTGCATCTGTAATGATGCTAATGCTACTGGTCAGTGTGAAAGAAAAGCATGTGGGATTGAGTATTCAACTTTAGATCAAGTGAGTAGCTGTCCCATTCCTAGTCCCCCAGAGTGGCCTCCCTTGTTGCAAGTGCCATCTTCTGAGTATCGTGCAGTAAGATCTGATTTTGCTTCCTATAAAGACTTGCCTGACGCGTCATGCAGGAATACAGGGTCCTGTCCTGCAACCATTCTTATAACTGGGAATAATCAATCTCTCGGAGAAA GTTTGGCTAAAAATATGTTGACTAGTTCTTTCACTTTGAATTCCTCCGACATTTTGTATAGCTTAGCCAATATTATCTTG GGATCAGACACACAGactgaatatttcaattttcttgACCCAGCTTTTGTTTCAACTCTTCCTCTCTATCATCTCCAACCTCAGTGCTCCGCAAATTCTACAATTTCCATTCCCATCCAGATTGGTAACAATGCAGTAACACAGG AAGCTAGATGCGTTCAAGGATTACGCCTGTGGCGTAATAGTGCTTCTGAAATTAATGATGAGCTGTACAAGGGTTTTAGGAAGGGCAACTCTGAACTGAAGATTAATGAAATGGTAGCAG CCTATGATTTCTTAAACTCGAACTTGAATAACTTCAATGTGAGTATATGGTACAATTCTACCTACAAGAATGATACAGGCAATGCTCCTCTGGCGTTGTTGCGTGTTCCTCGCTCAGTAAATTTG GCCTCAAACGCGTACCTCCAATTTTTGCTTGGGCCTTCTAAGAAAATGCTTTTTGAGTTCGTCAAAGAAATGCCCAAACCTGAAACCCAACTCAAGCTGGATCTTGCTTCTCTCCTTGGGCCACTCTTCTTTACATGGGTCATTCTGCAATTATTCCCT gttaTATTGACAGCTTTAATTTACGAGAAGCAACAAAAGCTAAGAATCATGATGAAAATGCATGGACTTGGTGATGGACCTTATTGGATGATTTCTTATGCTTATTTCTTTCTGATATCCTTGGCATACATGTTATGTTTTGTGATCTTTGGCTCAGTTATAG GATTAAAATTCTTCACACTCAATGCCTACAGCATCCAATTTTTGTTTTACTTCATCTACATAAACTTGCAAATTTCACTGGCTTTTCTGGTGGCTTCAGTGTTCTCAAATGTCAAGACTGCTGCAG TTATAGGGTACATAATGGTTTTTGGAACCGGGCTCTTAGGGGGCTTTCTCTTCCAGTTCTTCATTCAAGATACATCATTTCCAA GAGGCTGGATCATTGTTATGGAGTTATATCCTGGCTTTTCTCTGTACCGTGGGCTGTATGAGTTTGCACAATATGCCTTCACGGGAAATTATATGGGGATAGATGGGATGCGGTGGAGAGACCTAAGTGATAGCAATAATGGAATGAAAGATGTTTTAATAATCATGTTTGTGGAGTGGTTACTGGTTCTCTTTGTTTCTTATTACATAGATAGGGTAGTATCATCAGGACATGGTTTTGGAAGAGGTCCTTTATTTTTCCTAGAAGCCTTTCGAAAGAAGCCTTTCTCATCATCATCCACGAGAAGACCCAGATTTGAAAGGCAGGGATCTAAAGTTTTTGTTCAAATGGAGAAACCTGATGTTGCACAAGAG AGGGAGAGAGTTGAACAGTTGCTACTTGAACCAACAAGAAGTCATGCTATTCTCTGTGATAACCTCAAAAAGGTGTATCCAAGAAGGGATGGAAACCCTGAGAAATTTGCAGTGAGAGGGCTGTCACTTGCTTTGCCTCAAGGGGAGTGCTTTGGTATGCTTGGTCCCAATGGTGCAGGCAAAACCTCTTTTATTAATATG ATGATTGGGCTCATAAAACCAAGCTCTGGAACAGCTTATGTTCAAGGTCTAGATATACAGAGACAGATGGATGAGATATACACCAGCATGGGTGTTTGCCCACAACATGA CCTACTCTGGGAAACCTTAACAGGAAGGGAACACTTACTTTTCTATGGAAGGCTTAAAAACCTTAAAGGGTCTGGATTATCCCAA GCAGTGGAAGAATCTCTTAAGAGCGTTAACTTATTTCATGGAGGAGTTGCTGATAAGCAAGCTGGGAAATACAGTGGAGGCATGAAGAGGAGGCTTAGTGTTGCCATTTCACTGATTGGTGATCCCAAA